In Paenibacillus phoenicis, one genomic interval encodes:
- a CDS encoding CatB-related O-acetyltransferase gives MIASSFYEEIAHQLKSMGLEKEIHFHALLAPDDSPQKDKIINGVSVGKYTYGYLNLCHRGTLIKRIGSFTSINYNVKIAYPNHPTAQITTHPFIYDRKTVFNGVEKVPGFLDDEDLVIRDEVSQNNSIEIGNDVWIGMGVIILPGVKIGNGAIVAAGAVVSKDVPDYAVVGGVPAKVIKYRFNEKEIDILNSIRWWDWPEEEIKRNAHYFTNPNAFFERFSN, from the coding sequence ATGATAGCCAGTTCATTTTATGAAGAAATCGCACATCAACTGAAATCAATGGGGTTAGAAAAGGAAATCCATTTTCATGCTTTACTTGCTCCAGACGACTCTCCCCAAAAGGATAAAATAATTAACGGTGTATCTGTTGGAAAGTATACATATGGGTATTTGAATCTATGTCATAGAGGAACCTTAATAAAAAGGATAGGTAGTTTTACTTCTATAAATTATAACGTTAAGATTGCTTACCCTAATCATCCAACTGCGCAAATAACAACACACCCTTTTATTTACGATCGGAAAACTGTTTTTAATGGTGTGGAAAAAGTTCCTGGTTTCCTGGATGACGAGGATTTAGTAATCAGAGACGAGGTGTCTCAAAATAATTCGATTGAGATCGGGAATGATGTATGGATTGGGATGGGAGTCATTATTTTACCTGGAGTTAAAATCGGTAATGGTGCAATAGTAGCTGCCGGTGCAGTGGTGTCAAAAGATGTACCAGATTATGCCGTAGTTGGTGGAGTCCCAGCAAAAGTAATTAAGTATCGATTTAACGAGAAAGAAATTGATATTTTGAATTCAATTCGTTGGTGGGATTGGCCGGAAGAGGAAATAAAAAGAAATGCTCATTACTTTACCAACCCAAATGCATTTTTTGAAAGATTTTCAAATTAG
- a CDS encoding UDP-N-acetylglucosamine 4,6-dehydratase family protein, whose translation MNKMYEGKKILITGGTGTIGSHLTRRLLEEKPAVIRIFSRDEYKQFEMGQELQEYAGQLRFLIGDVRDQQRLSRAMEGIDYVFHCAAMKHVPACEYNPFEAVQTNVIGTQNVIQAALDNKVKKVLFTSTDKAISPTNAYGATKLTAERLISAAEYHKGAKSTVFSSVRFGNVMGSRGSVIPLFKKQILEQRKITLTDPDMLRYMMTPSQAIELILEANSLAKGGEVFVLKMPIIKLGDLADVVVDIATQNFNLTEQVKVEIVGARDGEKMVEELMTKEEMEVSIESEKMYIIPGHHSRFHNKDKEKSTHLIFPDQGQCISKDLIKAWLIQEALI comes from the coding sequence ATGAATAAGATGTATGAAGGAAAGAAGATACTTATTACCGGCGGCACAGGAACGATCGGATCGCATCTAACAAGAAGATTACTGGAAGAAAAGCCGGCGGTTATTCGTATTTTTAGCCGCGACGAATACAAGCAGTTTGAGATGGGACAGGAGTTACAAGAATATGCGGGGCAACTGCGTTTCTTAATCGGAGATGTACGCGATCAACAACGGTTAAGCCGAGCGATGGAAGGAATCGACTATGTATTTCACTGTGCGGCGATGAAGCATGTCCCTGCTTGTGAATATAACCCGTTCGAAGCCGTTCAAACCAATGTGATCGGCACACAAAATGTGATCCAAGCGGCTTTAGATAATAAAGTGAAGAAAGTGCTTTTTACAAGTACGGACAAAGCCATCTCGCCGACCAATGCATATGGAGCTACCAAACTGACTGCAGAACGCCTCATTTCGGCTGCGGAGTATCATAAAGGAGCCAAATCAACGGTTTTTTCCTCAGTTCGTTTTGGGAATGTGATGGGTTCCAGAGGATCAGTGATTCCTCTATTTAAGAAGCAAATTCTCGAACAACGTAAAATTACACTTACGGACCCTGATATGCTGAGATATATGATGACTCCGAGTCAAGCGATTGAATTAATCCTAGAAGCTAATAGCCTAGCTAAAGGCGGGGAGGTCTTTGTACTGAAGATGCCCATTATAAAGCTCGGTGATCTAGCAGATGTCGTAGTTGATATAGCAACACAGAATTTTAATCTAACTGAACAAGTAAAGGTAGAAATTGTTGGGGCTAGGGATGGTGAGAAGATGGTGGAAGAGCTAATGACGAAGGAAGAGATGGAAGTATCCATTGAGTCTGAAAAGATGTATATCATCCCTGGTCATCATTCTAGATTTCATAACAAAGACAAAGAAAAATCGACTCATTTAATTTTTCCTGATCAAGGTCAATGTATTAGTAAAGACCTGATAAAAGCTTGGTTGATTCAAGAAGCGTTAATCTAG
- a CDS encoding motility associated factor glycosyltransferase family protein: protein MFEQNLIYLKEMYPNLLNAVLNDAMDSSYEVVPTANGMPNLKVQRGETVNYLHSKYDPEIEAEKWITNLSNNGTLTDQVLLFGIGMGYFLEALLGSQEVKRITVLEPDVQAFNALLRHRNLQTLLSDDKIKLMAVGDHELILAELAETITKTMSGELSIVAPPVYQRLHPDKLKSLREKVQESVINDLSNNQTFEKFQKTWLENILRNIPFTVKYPSVLSLKNVLKGGNVVIVGSGPSLEIDVHYLKDLKKKCFIIAAGSSIQALQHFEIDPDLVVTMDGGRANSLVFRRVDSTRSPLVFITQTYFEVLDSYHNDLAFATFVEDPVSEYLYRDQGVPRFRATASVTGTALQLANYLGAKQIIMIGQDLSYPEGKFYSAGVNHLSEATKSNALKVANDWVDNVHGGKNRSTPVMTLTRKNIEMNIKALELKGIRVINSSRGGAVIEGTDWIPMDVISKEMMGLPDMDLDIRQLMQARTESEQWELLQSMMDKLRRILQEAEKLEKLLRDLRKEVQKLERERNYRNLNSVSRGLVRVNERWQVITANESFLFYSFGTSHFVNSYMKHVPAIVEAQNPLAKAELIVAHLGELVDQLLAFGPELKSLLSDSIERLETLAGDLNGITGRIE, encoded by the coding sequence ATGTTTGAACAGAATCTGATCTATCTTAAGGAAATGTACCCCAATCTGTTGAATGCCGTTTTAAACGACGCAATGGATTCCTCATATGAAGTAGTCCCAACTGCAAACGGGATGCCCAATTTGAAAGTACAAAGGGGCGAGACAGTAAATTACTTACACAGTAAATATGATCCGGAGATCGAAGCTGAGAAGTGGATAACGAATTTGTCAAACAACGGCACCCTTACGGATCAGGTTCTTCTGTTTGGGATCGGCATGGGATATTTTCTTGAGGCGCTGCTTGGAAGTCAGGAGGTCAAGCGGATTACCGTTCTTGAACCGGATGTCCAAGCATTTAATGCATTGCTTCGTCATCGAAATCTCCAAACTTTACTCTCTGATGACAAAATCAAATTGATGGCAGTAGGTGACCATGAACTGATCCTGGCGGAACTCGCAGAGACGATCACCAAAACGATGTCAGGGGAACTTTCTATCGTTGCTCCACCTGTTTACCAGCGGCTGCACCCAGATAAGTTAAAGTCGTTAAGAGAAAAAGTCCAGGAATCTGTCATTAATGATTTATCGAATAACCAAACTTTTGAGAAGTTCCAGAAAACCTGGCTTGAGAATATACTCCGTAATATTCCGTTTACTGTAAAGTACCCATCAGTATTATCGCTCAAAAATGTCCTGAAAGGCGGAAATGTCGTTATCGTTGGTTCGGGACCTTCGCTTGAAATCGACGTGCATTATCTGAAGGATTTAAAGAAGAAGTGTTTTATTATTGCAGCAGGATCCAGTATTCAAGCGCTTCAGCATTTTGAAATTGATCCGGATCTGGTCGTAACGATGGACGGCGGTCGTGCGAACTCATTGGTTTTTCGCAGGGTAGATAGTACGAGATCTCCGCTTGTGTTTATTACACAGACTTATTTTGAAGTGCTTGATTCTTATCACAACGATTTGGCTTTTGCCACCTTTGTAGAAGACCCGGTAAGCGAGTATCTTTACAGGGATCAAGGGGTGCCGAGATTTCGAGCGACAGCTTCGGTAACGGGAACAGCTTTACAATTGGCCAATTATTTGGGTGCTAAACAGATTATCATGATTGGTCAAGATCTGTCTTATCCCGAAGGAAAGTTTTATAGCGCAGGGGTAAATCACCTGTCTGAGGCGACGAAAAGTAACGCTCTGAAAGTGGCCAATGACTGGGTTGACAACGTGCATGGTGGGAAAAATCGCAGTACCCCAGTGATGACCCTCACAAGGAAAAATATCGAGATGAACATCAAAGCGCTGGAACTGAAAGGGATTAGGGTCATTAACTCTTCACGTGGTGGGGCGGTAATCGAAGGAACTGACTGGATCCCGATGGATGTTATATCCAAGGAAATGATGGGATTACCAGACATGGATCTGGATATTCGTCAGCTGATGCAAGCCAGAACGGAATCGGAACAATGGGAACTTCTACAATCTATGATGGATAAGCTTAGACGAATCTTGCAGGAAGCTGAGAAATTAGAAAAACTGCTTCGAGATCTTCGCAAAGAGGTTCAAAAACTGGAAAGAGAGCGAAACTATCGAAATCTTAATTCCGTCAGTCGGGGGCTAGTTAGAGTAAATGAGCGTTGGCAAGTCATTACTGCCAATGAGAGTTTCTTATTTTATTCATTCGGCACGTCTCATTTTGTAAATAGCTATATGAAGCATGTTCCAGCGATTGTCGAGGCCCAAAATCCCTTGGCGAAAGCAGAACTGATTGTCGCCCATTTAGGCGAACTGGTGGATCAACTTCTAGCCTTTGGACCTGAACTGAAAAGCTTGCTAAGCGACTCTATTGAACGATTGGAGACGCTGGCTGGAGACTTGAACGGCATTACTGGGAGGATCGAATGA
- a CDS encoding flagellin N-terminal helical domain-containing protein has translation MGMFINTNVGALNANRNLNFNNTQMGKTMEKLSSGYRINRAADDAAGLAISEKMRFQINGLTQAQRNAQDGISLIQTAEGALTEVHSMLQRINTLANQAANGTYDATDRAKIQLEVNELIGEISNIAATVNFNGIDLLKASGSVTFQIGSDANTSISVSLAGMKPSDLGLDSLSVSTATAANTTIALIKSAISQVSTQRATFGAVQNRLEHTVNNLGVMVENLSASESRIRDADMATEMTAFTKNQILVQAGTAMLAQANSAPQAVLRLLG, from the coding sequence ATGGGAATGTTTATTAACACCAACGTTGGCGCGTTGAACGCTAACCGCAACCTGAACTTCAACAACACGCAAATGGGCAAGACAATGGAAAAATTGTCTTCCGGTTACCGGATCAACCGTGCTGCGGACGATGCTGCTGGCTTGGCAATCTCCGAGAAAATGCGTTTCCAAATTAACGGTTTGACGCAAGCGCAACGCAACGCTCAAGACGGCATTTCCTTGATCCAAACGGCTGAAGGTGCTTTGACTGAAGTACACTCCATGCTGCAACGGATCAACACGCTGGCTAACCAAGCAGCGAACGGAACTTACGATGCTACGGACCGTGCGAAGATTCAATTGGAAGTTAACGAACTGATTGGTGAAATCAGTAACATCGCTGCTACAGTTAACTTCAACGGTATTGATCTGTTGAAGGCTTCCGGTAGCGTAACTTTCCAAATTGGTTCCGATGCTAATACGTCGATTTCCGTAAGCTTGGCTGGCATGAAACCTAGCGATTTGGGTCTTGACAGCTTGAGCGTTTCCACTGCTACTGCAGCAAATACAACAATTGCTCTGATTAAGAGTGCGATTAGCCAAGTGTCCACGCAACGTGCAACGTTTGGTGCCGTGCAAAATCGTCTGGAGCATACGGTTAACAACCTGGGCGTAATGGTTGAGAACCTGTCCGCTTCCGAATCCCGGATTCGCGACGCTGATATGGCTACAGAAATGACGGCGTTCACGAAAAACCAAATTCTTGTACAAGCTGGTACTGCAATGCTGGCTCAAGCCAATTCTGCACCTCAAGCAGTATTGCGTCTGTTGGGCTAA
- the fliS gene encoding flagellar export chaperone FliS yields the protein MASQNMAAYQSYQKNKYETASPHRLILMLYNGAVQYAMRAQRAIQSGDVKETNQYIQKTQAILYELISSLNEKEGGELARNLKNLYLYIIDRLIQANIKKNPDYIEEIIGHLNELKSAWEQIGKEVSLG from the coding sequence ATGGCTTCTCAAAATATGGCCGCCTACCAGAGTTATCAGAAAAACAAATATGAGACAGCCTCCCCGCACCGTCTGATTCTCATGCTCTACAATGGGGCCGTGCAATATGCAATGCGTGCTCAGAGGGCGATTCAAAGTGGCGATGTTAAAGAGACTAACCAATATATTCAGAAAACCCAAGCCATTCTATACGAGTTAATCAGCTCTCTGAACGAGAAAGAAGGAGGAGAACTGGCTCGTAACTTAAAAAATCTCTATTTATATATTATCGATCGCCTGATTCAAGCGAATATCAAAAAAAATCCGGATTACATCGAAGAAATCATTGGACATTTAAACGAGTTGAAGTCGGCATGGGAGCAAATCGGTAAGGAGGTCAGCCTTGGGTAG
- the fliD gene encoding flagellar filament capping protein FliD, whose amino-acid sequence MGVSLTGLASGLDTSTLITQLMKLERVPYTNLETKKSTITNNKTIFNNINLKLKTLRDAATALSDLGAFNVSSATSSDSTKLTATGGENAINGSYSVKVIQLAKQQVNATAGMQVTDANGEDIEFTSAALAEAKSIKIGGQSITLNDDDFTGKTYSEALSLIASQINKQFGDVQASVVQRSEGVKSLVITAKETGKTVDISGTGSFKMWEKVAAQPAILEVNNLSVTSTSNTVANAIPGVTLQLLAENSTVNVEVKQDTDKLASKVDDFVKAYNDVVKLIRENTKKIENTKGSDGSYTNFKTNLQGDSTLRDLQSELYDIVNSVIGSSDNLKLLSDIGLEIDKGVTSASLMTGELSFDKDKFKKKLAENPEAVAELFQGENGLGTIAKDRLYGWTSSNGLIAIKMEGLQSDIDFITEQMESMSVRLSLKEEALNKQFSQLEVAMSKLQSQQSWLSGQLSALMSSSS is encoded by the coding sequence ATGGGAGTAAGTTTAACGGGTTTGGCTTCCGGTTTGGATACATCTACGCTGATTACACAATTAATGAAACTGGAACGGGTTCCTTACACCAATTTGGAAACTAAAAAATCGACAATAACCAATAATAAAACGATATTTAACAATATAAATTTAAAACTCAAAACGTTGCGGGACGCAGCCACAGCGCTCTCCGACCTTGGTGCATTTAATGTCAGCAGCGCCACAAGCTCCGATTCAACCAAGTTGACGGCTACCGGCGGCGAAAACGCCATTAACGGCAGTTATTCCGTGAAGGTTATCCAACTGGCGAAGCAACAGGTGAATGCAACCGCCGGGATGCAGGTTACCGATGCCAATGGAGAAGATATTGAATTTACTTCGGCCGCTTTGGCGGAGGCCAAGTCGATCAAGATTGGCGGCCAATCGATTACGTTAAATGATGACGACTTCACTGGGAAGACATACAGCGAAGCGCTGTCCCTCATTGCTAGTCAAATTAATAAGCAATTCGGGGATGTTCAAGCTTCGGTTGTTCAAAGATCAGAAGGAGTCAAGAGCCTGGTGATTACCGCTAAAGAAACCGGTAAAACGGTCGATATCAGCGGTACCGGAAGCTTTAAAATGTGGGAGAAAGTTGCTGCCCAACCGGCCATTTTGGAAGTCAACAACCTAAGTGTAACGAGTACGAGTAATACAGTAGCCAACGCCATTCCCGGTGTAACCTTGCAATTACTGGCAGAGAACAGCACCGTAAATGTCGAAGTGAAGCAAGACACGGATAAGTTGGCATCGAAGGTTGACGATTTTGTTAAAGCGTACAACGATGTAGTCAAATTGATTCGCGAAAATACGAAGAAAATTGAAAATACGAAAGGCTCGGACGGCTCCTATACCAATTTCAAAACGAATTTGCAAGGGGATTCGACCCTTCGAGATCTTCAAAGTGAATTGTATGATATCGTGAACAGTGTAATAGGGAGCAGCGACAATTTAAAGCTATTAAGCGATATTGGCTTGGAAATCGATAAAGGGGTCACTTCTGCCTCCTTAATGACCGGCGAACTTAGCTTTGATAAAGATAAATTCAAGAAAAAGCTGGCTGAAAATCCTGAAGCTGTCGCCGAGTTGTTTCAAGGGGAGAATGGATTGGGGACCATAGCTAAAGACCGACTTTATGGCTGGACGAGCAGCAACGGTCTTATAGCTATCAAAATGGAAGGACTCCAAAGTGATATTGATTTTATTACGGAGCAAATGGAAAGTATGAGTGTTAGACTTTCCTTAAAAGAAGAAGCTTTAAATAAACAATTTTCACAACTTGAGGTGGCTATGTCCAAACTTCAAAGCCAGCAAAGCTGGTTGTCTGGTCAACTGAGTGCGCTTATGTCGTCTTCTTCATAA
- a CDS encoding flagellar protein FlaG, producing MNINRTEFNLQDTKRFSEMGIAKASPSLAQNSANIQDQRAKSISEEQQEKMMEQVKKLNESIASSGKELKFKYNEEAEQLYVEVLDAKTKEVVTSLPPEFLIDLSIKMKEMIGMFMDEKI from the coding sequence ATGAATATCAACCGAACTGAGTTTAATTTACAAGACACCAAGAGATTTAGCGAGATGGGAATCGCCAAGGCATCACCTTCTTTGGCCCAAAATAGTGCTAACATTCAAGATCAACGGGCAAAGTCGATTTCCGAAGAACAACAAGAAAAAATGATGGAACAAGTCAAAAAGCTTAACGAGTCTATTGCTTCTTCTGGCAAAGAACTTAAGTTTAAGTACAATGAAGAGGCGGAACAGCTGTATGTTGAGGTGCTTGATGCCAAAACGAAAGAGGTTGTCACCAGCCTGCCTCCGGAATTTCTAATCGACTTGTCGATTAAGATGAAAGAAATGATCGGCATGTTTATGGACGAGAAAATATAG
- the csrA gene encoding carbon storage regulator CsrA: MLVLRRKVGETVMIGDEIQIQILGIEGDQIKIGFLAPKEVSILRKELYQGIVAENLAAKEQTSHLQQEQILNLLKNFKM; encoded by the coding sequence ATGCTGGTTCTCAGAAGAAAAGTCGGAGAAACGGTTATGATCGGGGATGAAATTCAAATCCAAATTTTAGGCATCGAAGGGGATCAAATCAAAATAGGCTTTTTAGCCCCTAAAGAGGTATCGATCCTAAGGAAGGAACTATACCAGGGGATCGTCGCTGAAAATTTGGCAGCGAAGGAGCAAACCAGTCACCTGCAGCAAGAGCAAATCCTGAACCTGCTGAAAAATTTTAAAATGTGA
- the fliW gene encoding flagellar assembly protein FliW, with the protein MMQIQSQAYGLLEVEEEQIYSFEPGILGLTEIKQYALFPMKDTPFYVLHALQDQVSFILLPSHEVVENYSFRIPEDIISLMEISSPEDVGVMLIVNIQEENLYVNLMAPVLLAPHSRKGCQYVIKDQEFPIRHPLQVKEGK; encoded by the coding sequence ATGATGCAAATCCAAAGTCAAGCATACGGATTGCTTGAAGTCGAAGAAGAGCAAATATATTCGTTCGAACCAGGCATATTGGGGTTAACGGAAATTAAGCAGTACGCTTTGTTTCCAATGAAGGATACCCCATTCTATGTATTGCATGCTTTGCAAGATCAAGTGAGCTTTATTCTGCTTCCCTCCCATGAAGTTGTTGAAAACTACAGTTTCCGCATCCCGGAGGACATCATTAGTTTAATGGAAATTTCGTCGCCTGAGGATGTAGGCGTGATGTTGATTGTCAACATTCAAGAGGAGAACCTGTATGTCAACTTGATGGCCCCTGTTTTGTTGGCCCCTCACTCCAGAAAGGGATGCCAGTATGTGATTAAAGATCAAGAATTCCCGATTCGTCACCCTCTTCAAGTTAAGGAGGGGAAGTAA
- a CDS encoding DUF6470 family protein, which translates to MRAIGSDLPADWGKYRPAELTIHLTPPEMETDWTGVYEDLGLKRPSSLLKELNQENQRAILENISSKAREGDRIARIQSGEKNVFGQIAFERYMRNGQKELTIDALPKHGVVIDFRIYPPEIHVNPRGALPK; encoded by the coding sequence ATGAGAGCGATCGGTTCCGATTTGCCAGCCGATTGGGGGAAGTACAGGCCGGCGGAACTTACGATTCACCTAACCCCGCCTGAAATGGAGACGGACTGGACCGGCGTATATGAAGATTTGGGGCTTAAACGCCCCAGTTCCTTATTAAAGGAGCTGAATCAAGAGAATCAACGCGCCATCCTGGAGAACATTTCGTCAAAGGCGAGGGAAGGCGACCGAATCGCACGGATTCAATCGGGCGAGAAGAATGTGTTTGGGCAAATCGCTTTTGAACGGTATATGCGAAACGGCCAAAAGGAACTGACGATCGACGCTCTTCCCAAGCACGGCGTTGTGATCGACTTTCGAATTTATCCCCCCGAAATCCATGTTAATCCGAGAGGAGCTCTTCCTAAATGA
- the flgL gene encoding flagellar hook-associated protein FlgL produces the protein MRVTGMMQNLQLLKNLRNINSSLTTGQQQLATGQKISKPSDDPIGVGYQMRYDTDLARSEEFLLNAQTGTEILKTMDSLFQQASDVLKRARTLALQGANGTLDNQQRRTIASEIRQLYEQMVTIGNSTFNGRYLFNGQKTDQAPYTVGGAASATTDPGLFYLNVSPSVKIPVSITGEVVFGNANTPDNVFQVLNDLATALEGDDVDGIQESVNRIDASVDRLNVSWAEVGARMNRFDLMINRIQDDQVSLREQRSNVADVDFAEAITDLKMKENVLQAALSTGARIMQISLVDFLR, from the coding sequence ATGCGAGTAACAGGCATGATGCAGAACTTGCAGCTGCTAAAGAATTTACGAAATATCAATTCATCGCTAACGACCGGCCAACAACAGTTGGCCACCGGCCAAAAAATCAGCAAACCTAGCGATGACCCGATCGGCGTTGGTTATCAGATGCGGTATGATACGGATTTGGCGCGGAGCGAGGAGTTCCTGCTGAACGCACAGACCGGGACGGAAATCCTGAAAACGATGGATTCTTTGTTTCAGCAAGCAAGCGATGTGTTGAAACGCGCCCGGACCTTGGCGCTTCAAGGTGCCAACGGGACATTGGATAACCAGCAGCGCAGGACGATTGCTTCTGAGATCAGACAGCTCTATGAGCAGATGGTTACGATTGGGAACAGCACCTTTAACGGTAGATATCTTTTTAACGGACAGAAAACGGATCAAGCCCCTTATACTGTGGGCGGGGCTGCTTCTGCAACAACCGATCCTGGCTTGTTTTATCTTAACGTTAGCCCATCGGTGAAGATCCCCGTTAGTATCACGGGTGAAGTTGTGTTTGGAAATGCCAACACCCCGGATAATGTCTTTCAAGTGCTAAATGATTTAGCAACAGCGCTTGAGGGGGACGACGTTGACGGCATTCAAGAGAGCGTGAATCGAATTGATGCTTCCGTAGACCGTTTGAATGTAAGCTGGGCCGAAGTCGGGGCCCGCATGAACCGCTTTGATCTAATGATCAACCGGATTCAAGATGATCAAGTGAGCTTGCGGGAGCAACGTTCGAATGTGGCTGATGTTGATTTTGCGGAAGCGATCACGGACCTGAAAATGAAGGAAAATGTTCTGCAGGCTGCTTTATCGACAGGTGCGAGAATTATGCAAATCTCGTTGGTAGACTTTTTAAGATAA
- the flgK gene encoding flagellar hook-associated protein FlgK produces MTSTFHGIETSKRALFVNTVSMQTLGHNIANANTEGYTRQRVNLTEANPIWAMGMTKSAQPGQLGTGVEYTSITRVRDTFLDTQFRRENQMLGSWEVLNSSMTAIQNIINEPSGNGLSAVMDDFWNSWETLNRDPSLLSARVAVAGAASNLVDTLKHISESLNNLRNDINTNIDKKVLEANNILDNIARLNVLIRDNESFGDHANDYRDQRDLLLDQLSTIVDVQYTEDENGMVNITSAGVNVLTGDTVTPLTAANANTATAGQLNGYVKSLQETDLIRNQLNGLVSTLVTGDIKVTLSNGYVTSSDIVALNDVTVDGMGTVAAGTVIPAGSKITSSMDVMVKGFNGLHQLGYSLTKPSSTGIPFFVSDSGTFSIDDIKVNPDILADTNKIAASSQYEVINGVNTTIRGNSDIANAIAGLRDAIFKFPDALTSLSEGTTDDYFRALTADLGIRASNTERNYENEQTMTDNLQILRQSVSGVSMDEELADMIRFQQAYNAAARNMTVVDEMLDRVINSMGRVGL; encoded by the coding sequence ATGACCTCTACTTTTCATGGGATAGAAACGAGTAAACGAGCGCTTTTTGTAAATACGGTGTCCATGCAGACGCTAGGGCATAACATTGCCAACGCGAACACCGAAGGATATACACGCCAACGGGTGAATCTGACGGAAGCCAATCCGATTTGGGCAATGGGCATGACGAAAAGTGCACAGCCTGGACAATTGGGGACCGGGGTTGAGTATACGAGCATTACGCGGGTGAGAGACACTTTCTTGGACACGCAATTCCGTCGGGAAAATCAGATGCTCGGGTCATGGGAAGTTCTTAATTCGAGCATGACCGCGATTCAAAATATCATTAATGAACCTTCAGGTAACGGGCTTAGCGCTGTTATGGACGATTTCTGGAATTCGTGGGAGACCTTGAACCGGGATCCTTCCTTGCTGAGTGCCCGCGTAGCTGTCGCTGGCGCGGCCAGTAACCTGGTCGATACGTTAAAGCATATTAGTGAATCCTTGAACAACTTGAGAAATGATATAAACACGAATATCGATAAGAAAGTGCTGGAGGCCAACAATATTCTCGATAATATTGCTCGGCTGAACGTGCTGATCCGCGACAATGAGAGCTTTGGGGATCATGCCAACGATTATCGTGACCAGCGGGATTTGCTGTTGGATCAATTGTCGACGATTGTGGATGTTCAATACACCGAAGACGAGAATGGGATGGTGAACATCACCTCGGCGGGGGTTAACGTACTGACGGGTGACACTGTTACGCCGCTGACCGCAGCTAATGCGAACACAGCTACGGCGGGACAATTAAACGGATATGTCAAATCCCTGCAGGAGACGGACTTGATCCGCAACCAATTAAATGGTTTAGTCAGCACCCTGGTGACTGGGGATATCAAAGTTACCTTAAGCAACGGATACGTTACGTCCTCAGATATTGTAGCGTTAAATGATGTTACAGTTGATGGGATGGGCACCGTAGCCGCAGGTACGGTGATCCCGGCCGGCTCCAAGATTACTTCTTCCATGGATGTCATGGTCAAAGGGTTTAATGGATTACATCAACTGGGCTACTCCTTAACGAAGCCAAGCTCTACTGGAATTCCTTTCTTTGTATCCGACAGTGGAACGTTCTCCATTGATGATATTAAAGTCAATCCCGACATTCTAGCAGATACGAATAAAATAGCGGCTTCCTCGCAATACGAGGTGATCAACGGCGTAAATACGACGATTCGGGGGAACAGCGACATTGCGAATGCGATCGCGGGCTTAAGAGATGCGATCTTCAAGTTCCCTGACGCGCTCACCTCGCTTTCCGAAGGTACGACGGACGACTACTTCCGGGCTTTGACGGCCGATTTGGGGATCCGGGCCAGCAATACCGAGCGCAATTATGAGAACGAACAAACGATGACCGATAATTTACAAATTTTGCGTCAATCCGTAAGCGGAGTTTCCATGGACGAAGAATTGGCCGATATGATTCGCTTCCAGCAAGCTTATAATGCAGCCGCCCGGAATATGACGGTGGTGGACGAGATGTTGGATCGCGTCATCAATTCGATGGGACGCGTCGGACTATAG